One stretch of Comamonas testosteroni DNA includes these proteins:
- a CDS encoding DMT family transporter, whose translation MPLFHTTVLTGLAMLAFAGNSLLCRLALQSHSIDAASFTAVRLASGAAMLALVVSLKRAPSTGVGNWMSAGLLFAYAALFSFAYGSLSAGVGALLLFGAVQATMVGVGLCRGETLAPRQWGGLVLAFGGLVVLLRPGLSAPPLGAALLMLLAGVAWGLYSLLGKGATDPVGVTAGNFLRTVPLSLLMLVLVQGQASLSTAGLMYALCSGMLTSGLGYVAWYAALPQLKAGAAASIQLSVPLLAAIGAVSLLGEPWTMRLTLAGAAILGGISLVVVTRFGGKPAVAKE comes from the coding sequence ATGCCCTTGTTTCACACCACTGTGTTGACTGGTCTGGCGATGCTGGCCTTTGCCGGCAACTCGCTGTTGTGCCGCCTTGCGCTCCAATCCCACTCCATTGATGCCGCGAGCTTTACGGCAGTGCGCCTGGCTTCGGGTGCGGCAATGCTGGCGCTGGTCGTGAGCCTGAAACGCGCTCCCTCTACTGGCGTTGGCAACTGGATGTCGGCGGGCTTGTTGTTCGCTTATGCCGCATTGTTTTCCTTCGCCTATGGGAGTCTGTCGGCCGGCGTCGGTGCCTTGCTGCTTTTTGGCGCGGTGCAGGCGACGATGGTGGGCGTGGGCCTTTGTCGCGGCGAGACACTCGCACCCCGACAATGGGGCGGATTGGTGCTGGCTTTCGGCGGCCTGGTGGTGTTGCTGCGACCCGGACTCTCGGCACCGCCCCTGGGGGCGGCTTTGCTCATGCTCCTGGCAGGGGTTGCCTGGGGGCTGTATTCCTTGCTCGGCAAGGGCGCAACCGATCCGGTTGGCGTGACGGCAGGAAATTTCTTACGGACGGTACCGCTTTCGCTGCTGATGCTCGTGTTGGTGCAGGGGCAAGCCTCATTGAGCACGGCAGGATTGATGTATGCGCTGTGCTCCGGAATGCTGACTTCCGGATTGGGCTACGTCGCATGGTATGCGGCGCTACCCCAGCTGAAGGCGGGTGCTGCTGCATCCATACAGCTGAGCGTTCCCTTGCTGGCCGCCATCGGTGCCGTTTCCCTGCTGGGAGAGCCCTGGACCATGCGGCTGACCCTGGCTGGCGCTGCCATACTTGGCGGTATCTCATTGGTTGTGGTCACCCGATTTGGCGGCAAGCCTGCCGTGGCAAAAGAGTAG
- a CDS encoding sensor domain-containing diguanylate cyclase: MFSNNDFILVLTPSLAILVLAAILIVVWLVQRSQRFLLWQACAYSLTALPLGAQSLLPLEELNRYALLIGGFYLLSAWCLARSWAERWRVSTQPHAALLIVIVTLAALYQFSRVEPNVWARVSSFSVGSGLVLLLPILQIRSRRNSFDWLDQSLLWLSILFTAYTFTRPVLIWLLGYSDLRSLPGSPYWVLTQLSILNFSLLFTVVMTAIAVKETVGNLRKERDFDALTQVLNRRSFQEYAQKRLANLRLYPMAVLACDIDHFKRINDAWGHERGDKVLQLVSAILQSNMREHDLVARFGGEEFVILLTNIALKDAEAIARQIQRDIGSSNDILPSGTRMTMSFGLSSITQAFQFERALKEADQLLYQAKNAGRDRVHVSGVDYPDMPIESPRQSDKIAA, translated from the coding sequence ATGTTCTCGAACAATGACTTCATCTTGGTTCTGACGCCGTCGCTGGCGATACTGGTTCTGGCTGCCATATTGATCGTTGTCTGGCTTGTCCAACGATCACAGCGCTTTCTGCTTTGGCAAGCTTGCGCCTATTCACTCACAGCACTGCCTCTCGGAGCGCAAAGCCTGCTCCCTCTCGAAGAGCTCAATCGCTATGCCCTACTCATCGGCGGCTTCTACCTGCTTAGCGCGTGGTGTCTTGCCAGAAGCTGGGCAGAGCGCTGGCGTGTATCCACCCAACCGCATGCAGCATTACTCATTGTCATAGTCACCCTGGCTGCGCTTTACCAATTCAGCAGGGTCGAGCCGAATGTCTGGGCTCGGGTGAGCTCTTTCAGTGTCGGTTCCGGTCTTGTTTTACTGCTGCCTATTTTGCAGATCCGCTCAAGGAGGAACTCATTCGACTGGCTCGATCAATCGCTGCTCTGGCTGAGCATCCTCTTCACCGCCTACACCTTCACTCGACCCGTCTTGATCTGGCTGCTGGGATATTCCGATCTCCGTTCCCTGCCAGGTTCGCCCTATTGGGTCTTGACACAGCTGAGCATTCTGAACTTCTCGCTGCTTTTCACCGTGGTGATGACCGCGATTGCCGTGAAGGAAACGGTTGGCAATCTGCGCAAGGAACGTGACTTTGATGCTTTGACGCAGGTACTGAATCGCCGCTCCTTTCAGGAATATGCCCAGAAACGTCTTGCCAACCTAAGGCTCTATCCCATGGCGGTGCTAGCCTGCGATATAGATCACTTCAAACGCATCAACGACGCCTGGGGCCACGAGCGCGGTGACAAGGTGCTGCAGCTTGTTTCGGCGATTCTGCAAAGCAATATGCGAGAACACGACCTTGTCGCCCGGTTTGGCGGTGAAGAGTTTGTGATCTTGCTGACGAACATTGCGCTGAAGGATGCCGAAGCCATTGCCAGGCAAATCCAGCGTGACATCGGCTCAAGCAATGACATTCTGCCATCCGGCACCAGAATGACCATGAGCTTTGGGCTTTCATCGATCACCCAGGCATTTCAATTTGAGCGGGCCCTTAAGGAAGCGGATCAGCTCCTCTACCAAGCAAAGAATGCCGGGCGTGATCGGGTACATGTGTCTGGAGTGGACTATCCGGATATGCCGATCGAAAGCCCCCGGCAGTCGGACAAAATTGCAGCTTGA
- a CDS encoding NUDIX hydrolase, which yields MYTSKWRPAASIKVKALGLHWREGKLLAAEVLDDQGHLKGVRPLGGSIEFGEHWQSALIREFKEELGVDAEIVGTPLVMENIYTHEGEPGHEVLFICEVLFSIANSENQSSIEFHEDSGAQCTARWFDLAELDLPEGPALLPVGLKKALQGKHHCQADTATGSPVCAEAPCTVAE from the coding sequence ATGTACACAAGCAAGTGGAGGCCTGCCGCATCCATAAAAGTCAAGGCGCTTGGACTTCACTGGCGAGAAGGCAAGTTGTTGGCTGCCGAGGTATTGGATGACCAGGGCCACCTGAAAGGTGTTCGCCCCCTGGGAGGCAGTATCGAATTCGGCGAGCACTGGCAATCAGCGCTGATACGTGAGTTCAAGGAGGAGCTGGGCGTCGACGCTGAAATAGTGGGTACTCCACTCGTGATGGAGAACATCTATACCCATGAAGGGGAGCCTGGCCACGAAGTGCTGTTCATTTGCGAGGTACTGTTCAGCATCGCGAATTCTGAAAACCAAAGCAGCATTGAGTTTCATGAAGACAGTGGAGCGCAATGCACCGCCAGATGGTTTGATTTGGCCGAACTCGACTTGCCTGAAGGACCTGCACTCTTGCCTGTGGGTCTGAAGAAAGCCCTTCAGGGCAAGCATCATTGCCAGGCAGATACTGCCACTGGCAGTCCTGTTTGCGCTGAAGCGCCTTGCACTGTCGCTGAATGA
- a CDS encoding NUDIX hydrolase: MKSETPLRPNKACPVVIRDRDTIEILAFEHPLAGLQLVKGTIEPGESSREAALRELREESGLEASEVLLNLGVWASGYEDQIWAFHLCAVESSPESWTYRTGDDGGHDFKFFWHPLAQPPDERWHQVFHGALEYIASKLSA, from the coding sequence ATGAAATCGGAAACTCCATTGCGCCCGAACAAGGCCTGTCCAGTGGTCATTCGGGACCGAGACACCATCGAAATATTGGCATTTGAGCACCCGCTGGCAGGTCTGCAACTTGTCAAAGGCACGATTGAACCGGGCGAAAGCTCCAGAGAGGCGGCATTGCGCGAATTGCGCGAAGAAAGTGGACTTGAAGCATCTGAAGTCTTGCTGAATCTGGGAGTATGGGCATCTGGCTATGAGGACCAGATCTGGGCATTCCATCTGTGTGCTGTGGAAAGTTCACCCGAATCCTGGACATATCGGACCGGCGATGATGGCGGTCATGACTTCAAGTTCTTCTGGCATCCGCTTGCACAGCCGCCAGATGAGCGATGGCACCAGGTGTTTCACGGTGCGCTGGAATACATCGCAAGCAAGTTATCCGCTTGA
- a CDS encoding PepSY domain-containing protein — MWTSAHAKRLVFLVHRWTGVAACVLMALWLFSGVVMLFVGYPKLLPTERLQALPSLSSEQSYLPVEAALKQSQSADKVQQIILTTIAGRPGYRLMEADGTLRVVDAGTGVVAPPPDDAAALRSAKAFLPGANGVLQGRTQDDRWTHSASLDPHRPLIKALMDDSASSLLYISSTTAEVVMDVPRHQRYWNYVGAWLHWVYIVREGSKDPVWSWMVIGLSALGTVSAIAGALVGIWRWRFNGRYKSGAKTPYREFQMRWHHITGLVFGAMMICWIFSGLMSMNPLGIFSPQGPRPDLHAYQHASPGSNPFRLTTHEALTLLSAEGFDTREVEWKVLDGQPYLLAFNGVGQTRVLSANLAAPQVERELDRSRLEQAAKKLFPFAIRSTTLLNEYDAYYYRRGEASMYSAAARGLPVLRVQFGDPGNTIVYISPDSGDVVLSLDQRQRTGRWLFNFLHSWDLPWMLRHAWPRDAILVLLSIGTLALALTGIVLGYRRLKLFIGHRRRF, encoded by the coding sequence ATGTGGACTTCCGCTCATGCCAAACGGCTTGTGTTTCTGGTGCATCGATGGACCGGGGTGGCTGCATGTGTGTTGATGGCGCTATGGCTCTTCAGCGGGGTGGTGATGCTCTTTGTCGGCTACCCCAAACTGCTGCCTACCGAGCGCCTGCAGGCATTGCCTTCCCTGAGCTCTGAGCAGAGCTACCTGCCTGTTGAGGCAGCTCTGAAGCAAAGCCAGTCTGCTGACAAGGTGCAGCAGATCATCCTCACCACTATTGCGGGCCGCCCTGGTTACCGGCTCATGGAGGCAGACGGCACGCTGCGTGTGGTGGATGCCGGCACGGGCGTTGTTGCGCCGCCGCCCGACGACGCAGCAGCCTTGCGCAGCGCCAAGGCCTTCCTGCCCGGGGCAAATGGAGTGCTGCAAGGTCGTACGCAAGACGATCGCTGGACGCATTCCGCCTCGCTCGATCCCCATCGGCCTCTCATCAAGGCCCTGATGGATGATTCCGCATCAAGCCTGCTGTACATCTCGTCGACCACTGCCGAGGTGGTCATGGATGTACCGCGCCATCAACGCTACTGGAACTATGTGGGAGCCTGGCTTCACTGGGTGTATATCGTGCGTGAAGGCTCCAAGGACCCTGTGTGGAGCTGGATGGTCATCGGGCTCTCGGCATTGGGAACCGTCTCCGCCATTGCCGGTGCCTTGGTGGGCATCTGGCGATGGCGCTTCAACGGTCGCTACAAATCCGGAGCCAAGACGCCGTATCGGGAGTTCCAGATGCGCTGGCATCACATCACCGGCCTCGTATTTGGAGCGATGATGATCTGCTGGATCTTCAGCGGCCTGATGTCCATGAATCCGCTGGGGATCTTCAGCCCGCAAGGACCTCGTCCCGATCTGCATGCCTACCAGCATGCAAGTCCAGGAAGCAATCCCTTCAGGCTCACCACGCACGAAGCGCTGACATTGCTCAGTGCCGAGGGGTTTGACACGCGCGAGGTCGAATGGAAAGTACTGGATGGGCAGCCCTACCTGCTGGCCTTCAATGGAGTGGGGCAGACCCGCGTCCTGTCCGCAAACCTTGCTGCGCCGCAGGTAGAGAGGGAACTTGACCGCTCGAGACTGGAGCAGGCGGCGAAGAAGCTGTTTCCTTTTGCCATTCGCTCGACCACGTTGCTGAACGAGTACGACGCCTACTATTACCGTCGGGGCGAAGCCTCTATGTATTCAGCTGCGGCGCGTGGCCTGCCTGTGCTTCGGGTGCAGTTTGGAGATCCGGGAAACACTATCGTTTACATCAGCCCGGACTCCGGTGATGTTGTGCTGAGCCTGGACCAACGGCAGCGTACAGGGCGGTGGCTGTTCAATTTCCTGCACAGTTGGGACCTGCCGTGGATGCTGCGCCACGCTTGGCCACGTGATGCCATCCTCGTTTTGCTGAGCATTGGTACGCTGGCTCTGGCACTGACCGGCATCGTGCTGGGCTACAGGAGACTGAAGCTGTTCATCGGGCACAGGCGCCGATTTTGA
- a CDS encoding TonB-dependent receptor, protein MTHPFYGAMPNGNASSLSLAFFQRNSVVLAVVHLLLAVPLVVASSASWAQTDVTLDTVTVRSSGDTPLERSVGTGSRLDLSARDTPASVEVTTREQLEARGDTSLVDAITRSTGITSLGHPGNSGSALSARGFTDSTSVMRLYDGTRQYGGVGVSFPFDTWSIDRIEVLRGPASVIYGDGAIGGVVNVIPKKPTRGPVQNEVQATVGTKGKRALAFGSGGAINEQWSYRLDVSGDQSDGWVDRGDSSNRTISGALRWDVTPDLNLQLSHAQGRQKPMRYFGTPLINGVQDPAIRERNYNVADSRIQFKDRWTELAAQWAPGSNIVVRSKLYHIGSDRYWRNAEAYRYNAATGLIDRSDNTEINHDQTQTGNTTDVTFNGSLLGRSNQLSVGFDVNRASFQHTNNTYTGSSGPVDPYNPVPGYYSSSVPFIPRYQNKAEQYALFAEDRLELTDRWSVVAGTRFDHANLSRQDLVAGNQAFKRSYSNTGWRLGSVYKLSLQLSLYAQASKAADPVSGLLMLSAANSAFDVSSGKQFEVGIKQSFWEGKGDWTLAAYSITKNNLLTRDPANPALRIQVGERSSKGIESTLSMQVSKAVQIDANFALLKARYDDFSESVGGIAVSRNGNIPTDVPERVANVWVSWKVVPDWTLSGGLRHVGKRYSDNANTLKLPAYTTADLALQWKATKATTFTLRGFNIFDKHYFTTSYYTNTQWLVGEGRRVELTLNHRF, encoded by the coding sequence ATGACCCATCCCTTTTATGGCGCGATGCCCAATGGCAACGCGAGTTCTCTTTCGCTCGCCTTCTTTCAACGCAACAGCGTGGTCCTGGCTGTGGTCCATCTGCTATTGGCTGTTCCTCTTGTAGTAGCGAGCTCTGCCAGTTGGGCACAAACCGACGTCACCCTGGACACGGTTACCGTACGTTCATCGGGGGACACTCCTTTGGAGCGTTCAGTGGGCACCGGCAGCCGACTTGACCTCAGTGCACGCGACACTCCGGCCAGTGTCGAGGTGACCACGCGCGAGCAACTGGAAGCTCGCGGCGACACTTCTCTGGTTGACGCAATCACGCGATCTACCGGCATCACCAGTCTGGGACATCCGGGCAACAGTGGCAGCGCGCTCTCGGCACGAGGTTTCACGGACTCCACCTCGGTCATGCGTCTATACGACGGTACGCGCCAATACGGGGGAGTCGGTGTGAGTTTTCCCTTCGACACCTGGTCGATCGACCGCATCGAAGTACTGCGCGGACCCGCATCCGTGATCTACGGTGACGGCGCGATTGGTGGCGTGGTCAACGTGATTCCCAAAAAGCCCACGCGCGGTCCTGTTCAGAATGAAGTCCAGGCTACGGTGGGAACAAAAGGCAAACGTGCATTGGCCTTTGGCAGCGGAGGCGCGATCAATGAGCAATGGTCCTATCGCCTGGATGTCAGTGGCGACCAATCGGACGGGTGGGTGGATCGTGGCGATTCCAGCAATCGCACGATTTCCGGCGCTCTGCGCTGGGATGTGACACCTGACCTCAATCTGCAACTGTCACACGCACAGGGCCGGCAAAAGCCCATGCGCTACTTCGGTACACCGCTGATCAACGGAGTACAAGACCCTGCGATCCGAGAGCGCAACTACAACGTTGCCGACAGCCGCATCCAGTTCAAGGATCGCTGGACCGAGCTGGCCGCTCAGTGGGCACCCGGCAGCAATATCGTCGTACGAAGCAAGCTCTACCACATTGGCAGCGACCGCTATTGGCGCAATGCTGAAGCGTACCGGTACAACGCTGCTACGGGATTGATCGACCGCTCGGACAACACCGAGATCAATCACGACCAGACGCAGACAGGCAACACCACGGATGTGACCTTCAACGGCAGCTTGCTCGGACGTTCAAACCAGCTCTCCGTGGGCTTCGACGTGAACCGCGCATCGTTTCAGCACACCAACAACACTTATACCGGCAGCTCCGGTCCGGTCGATCCCTACAACCCCGTCCCGGGCTACTACAGCAGCTCCGTACCCTTCATTCCCCGCTATCAAAACAAGGCCGAGCAATATGCGCTGTTTGCTGAAGACCGGCTTGAACTGACGGATCGCTGGTCTGTCGTGGCGGGCACCCGCTTCGACCATGCGAACCTATCGCGCCAGGACCTGGTGGCGGGCAATCAGGCGTTCAAACGCAGCTACTCCAACACCGGTTGGCGACTTGGTTCGGTCTACAAGCTAAGTCTTCAGCTGTCGCTGTATGCGCAGGCATCCAAGGCCGCAGATCCAGTGAGCGGGCTGCTGATGTTGTCGGCGGCTAATTCTGCCTTCGACGTATCGAGCGGCAAACAGTTTGAGGTCGGTATCAAGCAATCCTTCTGGGAAGGCAAGGGTGACTGGACGCTTGCAGCGTACTCCATCACCAAAAACAACTTGTTGACGCGAGACCCTGCAAACCCCGCTCTGCGCATACAGGTTGGCGAACGCTCCTCCAAGGGCATCGAGAGCACACTATCGATGCAAGTCAGCAAGGCCGTGCAGATTGATGCCAACTTTGCGCTGCTCAAGGCTCGCTATGACGATTTCAGCGAGTCCGTGGGCGGCATCGCTGTTTCACGCAATGGCAATATTCCCACCGACGTGCCGGAGCGTGTTGCCAATGTCTGGGTGAGCTGGAAAGTCGTGCCTGATTGGACGCTGTCCGGCGGCCTTCGTCATGTGGGAAAGCGCTATTCAGACAATGCGAACACTTTGAAGCTGCCTGCCTACACCACGGCAGACCTGGCGCTGCAATGGAAGGCTACCAAGGCCACCACGTTCACGCTGCGCGGATTCAACATTTTCGACAAGCACTACTTCACGACCTCCTACTACACCAACACGCAGTGGCTCGTCGGGGAAGGGCGACGTGTTGAGCTGACACTGAACCATCGTTTCTGA
- a CDS encoding DUF2946 family protein — protein MQALRSSLSLTRLILAWFMLTLSIAMASPIVHPKAIEVVCTSSGSMQVIMLDEDGQAAPGLHHSLDCPLCLTITTPPSYSSPHLEQPQPLGLALRPVVSARIAALVGAPLPPRGPPTLV, from the coding sequence ATGCAAGCGCTGCGTAGCTCCCTGTCACTGACCCGCCTGATTCTGGCGTGGTTCATGCTGACGTTGAGTATTGCAATGGCTTCGCCCATAGTGCATCCAAAAGCCATCGAAGTGGTCTGTACCTCAAGTGGCAGCATGCAGGTGATCATGCTTGATGAGGACGGCCAGGCCGCGCCAGGGCTGCATCATTCGCTGGACTGCCCCTTGTGTCTGACCATCACGACACCGCCGAGCTATTCATCACCGCATCTTGAGCAGCCTCAGCCACTCGGCTTGGCGCTACGGCCAGTAGTTTCAGCACGCATTGCCGCGCTGGTGGGGGCACCCCTGCCTCCGCGAGGGCCGCCAACGCTCGTGTAA
- a CDS encoding nucleotidyltransferase domain-containing protein → MNHCAILDLMKSCLDAAPTFIKVLPVRPLQSEFVNLIDEARDSLVQELGAILDSLYLYGSVPRAMAKPGKSDLDLMLVLSRPLSTPEAESLERVRSNLEAGHPEVTKIDLDLGVLEDVLSPANLYSWGYWLKHECRCIYGSDLALRFQAFQPSPAVAKAVNGDYVQVLRNYVTHISQAHDEDATRRLKKEAAKKLVRATNVLRLEADRLWPESLEEYTTFFSVRFPEMAEQMEFFLEHAKTPSATNNVFNQRLVFFVDWMQGLQCSSASAQY, encoded by the coding sequence ATGAACCACTGCGCTATCCTTGACCTGATGAAAAGCTGTCTTGACGCCGCTCCCACCTTCATCAAGGTTCTCCCAGTCAGACCTCTACAATCCGAGTTCGTCAACCTGATTGACGAGGCGCGTGACAGTCTGGTGCAGGAACTCGGGGCAATCCTAGACAGTCTGTATCTGTACGGCAGCGTGCCCAGAGCGATGGCCAAACCTGGAAAGTCGGACTTGGATTTGATGTTGGTGCTTTCGAGACCGCTTTCCACACCAGAGGCTGAATCTCTTGAGCGTGTCCGTTCCAACCTGGAGGCTGGCCATCCTGAAGTCACCAAGATCGATTTGGATCTGGGTGTACTTGAAGATGTGCTTAGCCCGGCCAATTTGTATAGCTGGGGCTACTGGCTCAAGCATGAGTGCCGCTGTATTTATGGTTCAGATCTGGCACTTCGGTTTCAGGCATTTCAGCCCTCACCTGCAGTTGCGAAAGCAGTCAATGGGGACTATGTCCAGGTTCTCCGCAACTACGTGACGCACATCTCTCAAGCACATGACGAAGACGCAACGAGACGGCTGAAAAAAGAGGCTGCAAAAAAGCTGGTTCGCGCAACCAACGTCCTGCGCCTTGAGGCAGACCGTCTATGGCCTGAATCTCTGGAGGAATACACCACGTTTTTTTCGGTCCGATTTCCCGAAATGGCTGAACAAATGGAGTTCTTTCTTGAGCATGCCAAAACGCCCTCGGCAACGAACAACGTTTTCAATCAGAGGCTGGTGTTCTTTGTCGATTGGATGCAAGGGCTCCAGTGTTCATCCGCGTCTGCTCAGTACTAA
- a CDS encoding LysE family translocator gives MPDFSTLAGFVAVVLGLFLIPGPAVLLVFSRTVEGGRNVGIASGLGIATGDFIHTLLAAVGLSALLMTSALAFSVVKYVGAAYLIYLGVRAIMAKPYDPTLPKVAPIGAWRAFFEAIPAEVLNPKTALFFLAFLPQFVRPEAGSGFTQLIVLGLIFVTLSAIYTTLIALTVKPMGKALKSLSRFTRWQGKAIGAIYLALGLKVALQER, from the coding sequence ATGCCTGACTTCTCTACCCTCGCTGGATTTGTTGCCGTTGTACTTGGCCTGTTCTTGATACCAGGCCCAGCAGTTCTTCTTGTCTTTAGCCGCACCGTTGAAGGTGGTCGCAACGTGGGGATTGCAAGCGGTCTAGGCATTGCGACGGGAGATTTCATTCATACGCTGTTGGCAGCAGTCGGTCTGTCCGCACTGTTGATGACTTCCGCACTGGCGTTTAGCGTTGTGAAGTACGTTGGCGCTGCGTACCTCATCTATTTAGGGGTACGTGCCATCATGGCAAAGCCCTATGACCCAACACTGCCTAAAGTTGCGCCTATTGGAGCATGGCGGGCTTTCTTTGAGGCAATACCTGCTGAAGTATTGAACCCCAAGACTGCACTCTTTTTCTTGGCCTTTCTGCCCCAGTTCGTTCGGCCAGAAGCAGGTTCTGGCTTCACTCAACTCATTGTTCTTGGCCTCATCTTCGTGACCCTGAGCGCTATTTACACAACACTGATAGCACTCACAGTGAAGCCCATGGGTAAGGCTCTAAAGAGCTTGAGCAGATTTACCCGCTGGCAAGGCAAAGCGATTGGTGCAATTTATCTCGCCCTCGGTCTGAAGGTTGCGCTGCAAGAGCGTTAA
- a CDS encoding GNAT family N-acetyltransferase has translation MSIGDYDSVTAMMKKTDGVTFRDADSREATQRYLLRNPGLSFVALEGEHIVGCIMSGHDGRRGYLQRLVALPTHRKRGIASGLPGWT, from the coding sequence ATGAGCATTGGGGACTACGACAGCGTCACCGCAATGATGAAGAAAACAGACGGGGTTACTTTTCGGGATGCAGATTCACGGGAAGCGACTCAGCGCTACCTGTTGCGCAACCCTGGTTTGAGCTTTGTTGCGTTAGAAGGCGAGCATATCGTCGGATGCATCATGTCAGGCCACGATGGTCGTCGCGGCTACTTGCAGCGCCTCGTAGCCCTGCCTACACACCGAAAACGCGGCATTGCTTCAGGGCTGCCTGGATGGACTTGA
- a CDS encoding polysaccharide deacetylase family protein, with amino-acid sequence MPTILRAIASLAVLLFSSLGFAQTLSLTFDDGLNPDKQIQAQVWNQQIITSLKDSGITAMVFPSLIRMGGDRGMGLVMDWAKAGHAVGNHTATHRSLASTEMTLNEFIADVKKADAALRHIPTWVPMLRFPYLKEGDTLEKRDGIRSWMKSNGYRPAPVSIDASDWYYNKIYSSLLRAGSHDKAVRVKLAYIEPLA; translated from the coding sequence ATGCCAACCATTCTTCGCGCTATTGCATCGCTGGCCGTTCTGCTTTTTTCATCCCTGGGCTTTGCCCAGACGTTGAGTTTGACCTTTGATGATGGACTGAACCCCGACAAGCAGATCCAGGCGCAGGTTTGGAATCAGCAGATCATTACCAGCCTCAAAGACTCTGGCATCACAGCGATGGTATTCCCCTCGCTCATTCGCATGGGCGGTGATCGAGGAATGGGGCTCGTCATGGATTGGGCCAAGGCAGGTCATGCGGTAGGCAACCATACGGCGACACACCGCAGTCTTGCATCCACAGAGATGACATTGAACGAGTTCATTGCGGATGTGAAAAAGGCCGATGCAGCTCTGCGTCACATTCCGACTTGGGTGCCGATGCTTCGTTTTCCTTACCTGAAAGAAGGTGATACGCTGGAAAAGCGTGACGGTATCCGGTCCTGGATGAAATCAAATGGATATAGACCGGCTCCAGTCTCCATTGATGCCAGCGATTGGTACTACAACAAGATCTATTCCTCGCTGCTACGAGCTGGTTCACACGACAAGGCTGTCCGGGTCAAGTTGGCCTACATTGAACCACTTGCTTGA